A single Polyodon spathula isolate WHYD16114869_AA chromosome 6, ASM1765450v1, whole genome shotgun sequence DNA region contains:
- the LOC121317240 gene encoding calcineurin subunit B type 1-like: MRHLTTPAGKMGNEASYPLEMCTHFDADEIKRLGKRFKKLDLDNSGSLSVEEFMSLPELQQNPLVQRVIDIFDTDGNGEVDFKEFIEGVSQFSVKGDKEQKLRFAFRIYDMDKDGYISNGELFQVLKMMVGNNLKDTQLQQIVDKTIINADKDGDGRISFEEFCAVVGGLDIHKKMVVDV, translated from the exons ATGAGACATTTAACAACACCAGCCGGCAAAATG GGAAATGAAGCAAGTTATCCCTTGGAAATGTGCACGCACT TTGATGCTGATGAGATTAAAAGGCTAGGAAAGAGATTTAAGAAACTCGACCTAGATAACTCCGGGTCTTTGAGCGTAGAAGAGTTTATGTCCTTGCCTGAATTACAACAGAACCCTCTAGTGCAACGAGTTATTGATATATTCGACACTGATGGGAATGGTGAAGTTGACTTCAAAG aatttATTGAAGGTGTCTCACAGTTTAGCGTCAAGGGTGACAAGGAGCAGAAGCTGCGGT TTGCTTTCCGTATCTACGACATGGACAAAGACGGATACATCTCCAATGGGGAACTCTTCCAAGTGCTAAAGATGATGGTGGGAAACAATCTCAAGGACACTCAGCTTCAGCAGATAGTTGATAAAACCATTATTAATGCAGACAAAGATGGAGATGGAAGAATATCCTTTGAAGAATTTTGTGCA GTGGTCGGCGGCTTAGACATACACAAAAAGATGGTGGTGGATGTGTGA
- the LOC121317238 gene encoding RNA-binding protein PNO1-like, whose protein sequence is MEMDIPVKGAAVSPGIDSQNANEEFKSVRSKKSNSKRKRKLEDGQMETEVHAAAKRPEFPPISGDKLDGTDDMRKIAVPSHRYTPLKENWMKIYTPIVEHLQLQIRFNLKTRNVEIKTCKETQDISSLTKATDFVKAFLLGFQVEDALALIRLDDLFLETFDVTDVKPLKGDHLSRAIGRIAGKGGKTKFTIENVTRTRIVLADAKVHLLGSFQNIKMARTAICNLILGSPPSKVYGNIRAVASRAAERF, encoded by the exons atggaaATGGACATACCTGTAAAAGGAGCTGCAGTGAGTCCAGGCATAGATAGCCAGAATGCAAACGAAGAATTTAAAAGTGTCAGGTCTAAGAAATCCAACAGCAAGCGTAAGCGAAAACTGGAGGACGGGCAGATGGAAACTGAAGTTCACGCTGCAGCCAAGAGACCCGAATTTCCACCAATCTCTGGTGACAAGCTC gaTGGTACTGATGATATGCGTAAAATCGCTGTACCTTCACATCGGTATACCCCTTTGAAAGAGAACTGGATGAAAATTTACACGCCCATCGTTGAACACTTGCAGCTACAAATCAGATTTAACCTGAAAACAAGAAACGTTGAAATTAAA ACCTGTAAGGAAACACAAGACATAAGTTCACTAACAAAAGCTACAGACTTTGTAAAAGCATTTCTTTTAGGATTTCAAGTTGAG GATGCTCTTGCTCTTATCAGATTGGATGACCTCTTTTTAGAAACTTTTGATGTCACAGATG TTAAACCACTGAAAGGAGATCACCTTTCCAGAGCAATAGGAAGGATTGCAGGAAAAGGAGGAAAAACTAAATTTACAATTGAAAATGTGACAAGGACAAGAATAGTTCTTGCTGATGC CAAAGTACACCTACTGGGGTCTTTCCAGAACATTAAGATGGCACGGACAGCAATCTGTAATCTCATTTTAG GAAGCCCTCCATCTAAAGTTTATGGCAACATTCGAGCAGTGGCAAGCAGAGCAGCTGAACGATTCTGA